The nucleotide sequence TCAGGGACCCCAGGCGACGGCCCTGCTGCAGACCTTGACGGATACGCTCCTGGCGGACATTCCCCGTTTTGGGCATTTAACCGTGACCACGCCTTGGGGAACGATTTGGGCAGCCCGCACGGGTTACACGGGGGAAGATGGCTGGGAAATCCAGGCTGAACCCCAGGTGGGGCAGGCGATCTGGCAGGCGCTGGTCGAACGGGGGGCGACGCCCTGTGGTCTGGTGGCCCGGGATGTCCTGCGGTTGGAGGCGGGGTTCCACTTGTACGGCCAGGATATGAACGAAAGTACGACACCCTTGGCAGCGGGGCTGGACTGGGTGGTGGACTGGCGCAAGGGGGAATTTATCGGGCGGGCGGCGCTACAGATGCAAAAGCAGGCGGGGGTGGCCCAGAAATTGGTAGGGCTGTGGGGGACAGGGCGGCGCATTTTTCGGACGGGGTATCCGGTGTTGGCGGGGACGCAGTTGGTGGGGCATGTGACCAGTGGCACGTTGTCCTTGAGCCTGGGGCGGCCGATCGGTTTGGCCTATGTCGATACGGCCTGGGCGGTGGCGGGCACCGAATTGACCGTTCAGGTGCGGGATCAGGGGCTACCGGTTACAGTAGGAAAAAGAACGTTTTATCGTCGTGGGGGATAAATAATGGCCCTGACCTACCCGGCTGAGTTGCGCTATACGCCCAGTCACGAATACGTGGCTTTCCAGGATGGGCTGGCAGTGGTGGGTATCACGGCTTTTGCGGTGGAGGAGCTGGGCGACATTACTTACCTGGAATTGCCGCCCGTAGGACACAAGTTACAAAAGGGGGAGCGCTTCGGCACAATTGAGTCGGTCAAGGCGGTGTCGGACCTGTACGCCCCTGTATCGGGAATCGTCACGGCAGTGCACGAGGAACTGGTGGAGGCGCCGGAAAAAATTGCCGCTGACCCCTATGGTTTGGGTTGGCTGCTCAAGGTGCAGATGACCCAGCCTGAAGAAATCGAAACCCTGCTTTCGGCGGCGGAATACCAGGCCCAGGTGGGGGGATAGGGAGTGCCCTGCTCGGTGGCAGAATGGAACCCCTGATGGCGTCTCCCCAATCCCTGGCGCTGGTTACGGTGGCGACCCGGTTTCCCATCCCCTGGGCGCGATTCCCCTTTTTTACCGCCTTACGGCCGGTTATACCCATGCCCATCGGCTACGCTAGGCCCGCAAGATTGCCGGGAATGTGTTTTTGGTCTTGGCCTTGTTGGACTTTTTCGGCATTTCCCTGGCGGTGGTTCGGCTTGGGAAATGGTCACGGCCCAGCAACGGCTAACGGTGCAGGAACACACCGAGGCCCTGGATAAAACCGATATTTCCCCCTCATCAGCTTCTCGACCCGCGGTCATCACTGGTGGGAATATCTGGGCTATCTCCTGGGCATCTTGCGGTTTAGTGGACTGGTGTACCTGTGTCTGGTGCTGGAGGTCCTCGGGCAAACGGGGGCGAGCAACCGGATCCTGGGATTCCTCATCCTGGCGATAGCTGTGCAGTTGGTGGCCGACGGCGTCACGGCGATTTTGCGGCAGGCCAACCTGGGCAGGGCGTTTCTAGGTCTGTAACCAGGGGGTCAATATAAGAGCCACCATAGCGCCGAGCAACCCCCCTGCTAGCACCTGCACCGGGGTGTGCCCCAGCAACTCCTGCAGACGGTTTTGGTCTTGAAATTCCGCGTGTTCCCGACGCAGGGTATCCACCATCTGGTTGAGCAAACGGGCATGGCGACTGGCTGCCAACCGCACCCCCGACGCGTCGTACATGACGATCAGGGCCACCACCACAGCAATGGCAAATTCCGGTCCGTTCCAACCCCAGGTTTGCCCGACCGCCACCGCCAGGGCCGCTACCAAAGCCGCATGGGAACTGGGCATCCCCCCCGATTGGATCAAAGTCTTGGGGTGCCAACGGCCCTGTTGCACCAGGGAGACCAGAGATTTGGTGACCTGGGCCAAGCCACAGGCCAGGAGTGCCACCAGGAGTACCCCGTTCCACGTCGCCATCGTTGCTCGCCCCTGCCTTCGCCTTCTATCTTAATGGGTGCGGGCGACGATGAAATCGGCGATCGCTTGCAGGGGGATGGCCTTCTCACCCCAGGGGTCCAGCCGTTTTTGGGCCTCCTGCACCAACTGCTGGGCCTGCCGCCGGGATTCTTCGATGCCCCACAGGCGGGGATAGGTGACCTTTTGCGCCTTTTGGTCCTTGCCCGTGGTTTTCCCCAACTCCTCCCTCGTGCTGGTGATGTCCAGGATGTCGTCCACGATTTGAAAGGCCAGGCCGATTTTCTGGGCGTATTCGGTGAGGGCGTTGATTAATTCCTCCCCGGCTCCCGCCAGGATGGCCCCGGAGACGACCGAAATTTCCAACAGGGCGCCGGTTTTGTGGGTATGGATAAAGTTGAGGGTTTCCAGGCTGACATCGGTTTTGCCCTCGGATTCTAGGTCCACCACCTGCCCCCCCACCAGTCCTGTCGCGGCCACCGCATGGCCCAACCGCGCCACCACCTCCAGCACTGCCTCCGCCGGCACCCCCCGGGTTTGCCGCACCAACCATTCAAAGGCATAGGCCAATAACCCGTCCCCCGACAGGATGGCAATGGCTTCTCCATAAATCTTGTGGTTCGTCAGGCGGCCCCGCCGGTAGTCGTCGTTGTCCATGGCCGGCAGGTCATCATGAATCAGGGACATGGTGTGGACCATCTCCAGAGCGCAGGCGGTCGGCATGGCCATTTCTACCGTTCCCCCCGCCAATTCACAACTGGCCAAGCACAGGATGGGGCGCAGGCGTTTGCCGCTGCCTAAGAGGGAGTAACGCATGGCCTCGTAAATCCGTTCCGGGTAACGCACGGGGATGGCCGCCGACAGAGCTTCCTCAATCCACTGTTGCCGCTCCTTGAGGTAAGCAGAAAGGTCAAATGTGGCGCTCACACCCGTCCCTTGACTCATAGCCAACCCACAACCTTTGCCCTGATCCTAACCGATAGGGGGGACGCAGGACTAGCGGGGGGTCGGCGGAACCGCCACCGTCCATTGCTGGGAACTAGCCAACTGCAGCAATGCTTCCAGATCCCGTTGAATCACCTGGCAGAGCTGCTCCAGGGGCAAGTCGTTGGGGTCGTCGCCAAAGGGATTTTCGATTTCCAGGGCAATCTCTTCTATCCCCAGCACCACAAAGGCGGCGATGGCTGTTGCCGGGATCACCCCCCACCCCAATTGGGACACCAGCCGAAACGGAAACGACAGACAGTACAGGATAAGAATATGGCGCAAGTGCACCGAGTAGGCCAACGGCTGGGGAGTCCGGCGAATTCGCTCACAAATGCCCAAGGCATCCACCAATTCCGACAGCCGCCGCTCCAGGCCAATGAACTGGTAAGAGGTCAGCCGCCGCTGTTGACTTTGCCAACGCAGGTAGTCTGCCAACCAAAAGGCAATTGTCAAGGGCCGGTGCTCCGCCTGGGCCAGCTGGAACAAACGGTCGCGGCTTAGCAGGCCCTGCAACTCCTCCAGGGATGAACGCCCCCGCAGGTGATTCTTCAAGGTGATGGCGTAGGCAATGACCCAGCGAACCGCTTCCTCCTTGGCCTGTCGGTCACGGGGGCCGGCTTCCTCCACCATGACGGACAAGTGTAACGCCAGATTGCGGGCGCTGTTGACGAGCATGACCCAGGCCTTACGCCCTTCCCAAAACCGGTCATAGGCCGTGTTGGTGCGGAAAAACAACAGGGAACCCACCACGACCTCCACCGCCAGGGTCGCCAAGTGAAACGGGGGCAAGGGCATCCAGTACCGATGCACCAACACCACCACCCAGGCCAGCACCCCGTAAAACACTACCCGGGGCAGCACATTGGGCAAGACCGACCCCCGCCAGGTAAACGTCAAATCCACCCAGTGGTGCCGCTGAAGTTGCATACCCCATTCACTACCCCCTATTCAACTTACGGTATACGACGGCGCAGTACTAGGGCATTATGGATGCGGCCCCCGGGTACTAACACCTGGCCCCCCAGTACCAGTCCACTGGAGTTGCCCCCGTCTAGGTTCAGGGCCGATACTGCCCCCAGCTCCTGCAGGATACGAGTCCATTCTGCCAAGGTAGGTCCCTGCTGCTCCCGCTCGTTGCCGCTGACGGTCACCCATAGCCACCGGCCCTGGCGCTGGACGGCCAAACCGCTGCGGGGCGCCCGTTGCCGGATGAAAAAGGGTTGGAATTGCTCCTGTTCCGGGTTGAGCACCACCTGCCCTTGCTGGAGCAGCAACGGCCCCGCGCCTAGGACATGGGGATAGTCCTGCAAAAAGGGGGGCGTGACCTGTTGGCGCAGTTGCACCGTCGCCCCGGGGGGAAATTGCCCGGCCAGCCCGTCCCATCCCCGCCCCACCAGTAGGTAGCCGTTGAGGGGAATAGGAATCAACCCACCGCTGATGACGCCCATCACCCGGTCCTGTTCGATGCGAATCACCGTTTCGTTGGGGGTCAAGGGGGTGTAATAGGCGCCCCAGTGAGCCGTGTACCGCGCCAGTCCCCGCTGCACAAACCCCGAGTTCAAAGATTGCAGAGTCACGGGCGGCCCCTGGTTGACGCGGAGCTGTTCCTGGAGTTGCGCCCGGCCAAACACCATCTGTCCCCGGTCATTCCAGGCGGCTACCCCCCGTTGCAGGATGGGACTGCTAAACCACTGCCCTTCGACGCGCAGCGCTCCCAGGGGTAATTGGGTCTGGCGGTTAAAAAATCCCCCGTTGATGGCCGCCACTCCTCGGGCTTGCTGGGCTAGGGCGGGTAAAGAGGAAAGCCCCTGTTGCCCCTGGGTACTATCCCACCTTGGCCGCATGGTGTACCGCCGGGGGTCAATCTCTAGCCAGGTCACCGGAAACCCCTGCACCTGCCCCTGGCGCCACCATAAACCCTCGGCCCAGTGAATCTCTAGGGGTTCTGGGGTGCGGGGTTCGATGACCAAGCGGGGGGGGTTGGGCAAAGTGGTCACCTGCATGGGCCGGTCGAAGGTCAACACCGTTGCCTGGGCACTGAATCGCCCATCGGGAAAGTGTTGCCGCAGTTCGCTACGCCCCGGCGCTAGAATCCGTACCACCGTGCGTTGACCGCCGGTTTGTACCTGAAAGGGCGCCGGTTTATCCATCTCCACCACCAGCCGCCGGGCACTCTGGCGTATCTCCCGAATCTGGGGGACCGGGGCGGTAATGCTCAGCCGATTCCCCTCCACCTGGGTCTGCCAGCCCACAGCCGCCCACAGGTCCGTCACGTCCAAGTAACGCCACAGGTATTGGGGATGCCAGGATACCGCCAAAGACTGCACTGGACTGAACCAGACGACCGGTTGCTCCTCAGGACGCCGGTTAGACCGCAGCCGCACCCCTAGCCGCTGGGTCAAATCCTGGTCACTGACGGCCAAACGGAGACGCCCTTGCCCATCCCGCCAGCATCGCCAAGCTCCTACCCAAGTTTCCCCGTTCCACTGAATCTGCTGGATGCCGGAATCATGCTGGGGAGCCGGTAACGGTACTTGCGCCCAGAAAGCAAACCCCATACCCAAACCCCTATCAACTGTATGTCAATAATGATGGGAAAACAGGACTGAAAGTTGCTCGTCCCCCAGAACCGAGGATGGGAACTTTGCGCGGACAACCCTTAATCAAAACCCCAGTAACTTTACTGACATGCACCCAAACCGGCCTATTTTGAGCAAACACCCGATCTTAACGAAAACCCCTTTCCGTGTGATGACGGTCACCAGCAAACCTTAATACCAGAGGGTTGGGAACAGACGCACCCCAGGTGAACCGTCGCCCCAGATCCCCACCGATTTCTCCCTAGCCCAGCATACGGCTCCAAGCCGAAGGTTTTGACCACGCGGAAAGGCGGGGGATTAACCAAGGGCGCTACGGTTTTTCAGCCAGGCGGTGCAGTGTCAACCCCATTACGGCGCGGCCTATTACCGGTAGAGCTTGCTGCGTCTGCCAACCCATGACTACCAGGGGAGGCGCTGCGGTGGGAACCCCAGGGGGCATTGATTTGCGACCACCGGCGTTCGGGCCGTGACCGAGAAGCAAGCTCTACGGATCAACCCCAATTTCGCCTACATCCACGGCACGGCTTTGAACCCCAGCCGGCAGGACGCGGTGGGCAATGCTTATGACTGGCAGAGGGCGATGACCAACTATAACCAGGCGTTGCGTCTAGACCCTAACTTTGCTCTGGCCTACTGTCAACGGGGAGCTGTGGGAGACATCCGCCGGGCCTTGCTGCTGGATCTGACCCTGGAAATTCCGGCGTTTATGTTGCCCCAGGGGGAAAGTTAAAATGAAGCTGAACTTTTCAGGAAATGGTAGCCCTACGTAACCGATGAGTTGCCTACGACTGGGCTAGGTTAAAAATGGTGATTTTTGCTATGCTCAGTCAAGTTGACACTGTTTTTTGACCATGACCATCACCATTAGCACCGACCTGGCCCGGGTGGATGTGCAGCAATTGCAACACCTGTTGAACATAGGGGCGTTTTGGGCGGTAAATCGGACGGTGGAGGAGTTACAGACGGCCTTGGCCCACAGCGATCCGGTGGTGACGGTGTGGGATGGGGAGAAACTGATTGGCTTTGCCCGGGCGACGTCGGACCGAGTGTACCGGGCGGTATTGTGGGACGTGGTGATTCACCCGGAGTACCGGGGTCGAGGCCTGGGGCGACGCTTGGTGGAGACGGTGTTGGCCCATCCCAGCATCCGGTCGGTGGAGCGGGTGTATCTCATGACCAGCAGCCAGCAGGGGTTCTACGAACGCCTGGGGTTTGAGGAAAACCGGACCACCACCATGGTGCGCTATCACCGGCAGCCGGCAGTGACCTGGCCAACTCTAGAACCCCTGGTGGAACTGGTGCCCGCCCCATGAGACCCCAGCGCGCCGTTTATATCCATGGCTTTGGGTCAAGTCCCCGCTCCGGCAAGGCCCAGTATCTGCAAAAACAACTGGCCCGGGTGGGTATGCCCATGGCCATCCCCGATTTGAACCAGGGAGATTTTACCCATCTGACCTTGACGCGGCAAATCCAGCGGGTGGCGGAAACCCTAACCCCGGAACCGACGGTGTTGATTGGCTCCAGTTTTGGGGGGTTGACGGCGGTTTTTGTGGCGGAACGGTATCCCCAGGTGAGTCATTTGGTGTTGCTGGCGCCGGCTTTGCGGATGCGGGAGTACTGGTTGCAGCGCCTGACGCCTGCCCAATGGGAACAATGGCGCACCCAGGGGACAATCCCGGTCTATCACTACGGCGAAGGGAAGGAGTTGCTCTTGCACTACGGGTTTTGGACGGATTTGCAGACCTATGACGAGAGCCGGTTGCAGCGCCCTGTGCCCACCCTTATTGTGCATGGTCGTCAGGACGACGTGGTGCCGCTAGCGGTGAGCGAAGATTACGCCCATACCCGCCCCTGGGTGACCCTGATCTCGGTGGACGACGACCACACCTTGCACCGCAGCCTGGATTGGATCTGGGGGCAGTTGGTGGCCTTTCTAGGGGTAGCGCCGGCGTGACTTACCGCGACCTGCCGATTCACGAGTGCGGGGAACCCCTGGTGCCTGTGCCGGCGGACCGGTTGGCCCTGGTGCAGCCCCATCCCTACCTGGCCTTGGGGGCACCCTACGGGGAAACTTCACCCTTCTGGTTGCGGCGGGGGGTGATGGCGCGGTTACTCCAGGCCCAAGAGGTCCTGCAAACTCTGCGACCGGGCTGGCGTTTGTGCCTTTATGACGGCTACCGGCCCAACCGGGTGCAGGCGTTTATGGTGGACTATACCTACCGGCAATTGGCCCGCCAGTATCCTGACCAACCGGCCGAGGCGCTGTGGGCACAGGTGTACCAGGTGTGGGCCGTCCCCAGCGATGACCCCCAGCGACCACCCCCCCACAGTACCGGTGCGGCTGTGGATGTCACCCTGCTGGATGCCCAGGGACAGCCAGTGGATATGGGTTCCCCTATCGATGAACCGTCGCCCCGTTCCCACCCCCATTACTACCCGCCCCACAGCCTCTACGGGCAACACCGGCAGTTGCTTTTCCAGGTCATGACCCAGGCGGGATTGGTGCGCCATCCCCGGGAGTGGTGGCACTTTTCCTGGGGTGACCAGTTGTGGGCTTGGGTCAGCGGCGCCGGTATGGCCCATTACGGGCGGGTTGAAGGGCAAATTGCATCCTGGAACACCGTTTGTGGGAACGGCTATGATTAACTGAAGATTAAGAGACGAGCAAGCGACAAAACATGGAGCAAGCCCCAACGTTGGTGATTGGCGGTGCCGAGGATAAGGTGCATCAATTGGAAATTCTCCAGACGTTCTGGCGGCGGGCAGGGGGTTATCAGGCGCGGTTAGGGATTATTCCCTCGGCGTCGGGGGAACCGGCGGTCATCGGCAGTTTGTACCAACGGTTGTTTGAAAATATGGGCTGTCGCTGGGTGCAGGTGCTGGATGTGCGGGAACGGGAGCAGACCGAAGACCCCCGCTGGCACGAGCGGTTGCAGGATTTTACGGGAATTTTCCTCACTGGGGGTGACCAGTTGCGCCTGGCGACGTTGTTAGCGGATTCGGCCCTCCTGGCGGCCTTGCATTATTATCGGGAACGGGGGCAGTTGACTTTGGCCGGCACCAGTGCAGGGGCAGCGGCAATGGGCTATCACATGATTGCTGGCGGCGGCAGTGGGGAATCGCCCCACCCGGCTCTAGTGCACATGGCTGATGGCTTGGGGTTTTTGCCGGATGTGATCGTGGACCAGCATTTCCATAACCGCAATCGGGTGGCTCGGTTGTTCAGTGCGGTGGTGATGCACCCGGATTGTTTGGGGGTGGGGGTAGATGAGGATACCTGTGCCCTGTTTGAGCGGTCGGGGGAGTTGCAGGTGCTAGGGCGCGGTACGGTGATGATTCTGGATGCGGGGGAGGCGGCCTCCTTTTGTGAGTGCCATCCCCATAGTCGCACGCCGGTGAGCATTCACAATTTGCGGGTGCATCTGTTGCGGCGGGGGGACCGGTTTGACTACCGGCGGCGGCGCGTGCTCCCCCCGGTTTACCAGCACTGTCCGGTTTGAGGACGCGACCGTGGAGATCCTGCGCATCCTGACCCTCAACGGCCCGAATTACTGGAGCGTTGACCGTACTAAGTTAATCGTGCTGCGGTTGGACCTGGGCCGGTGGGCGATGGTGCGCACGACGGATATTCCCGGCTTTTATGAACGGTTGACCCGCCTGCTGCCGGGCC is from Gloeomargarita sp. SRBZ-1_bins_9 and encodes:
- a CDS encoding tetratricopeptide repeat protein, producing MTEKQALRINPNFAYIHGTALNPSRQDAVGNAYDWQRAMTNYNQALRLDPNFALAYCQRGAVGDIRRALLLDLTLEIPAFMLPQGES
- the gcvH gene encoding glycine cleavage system protein GcvH — its product is MALTYPAELRYTPSHEYVAFQDGLAVVGITAFAVEELGDITYLELPPVGHKLQKGERFGTIESVKAVSDLYAPVSGIVTAVHEELVEAPEKIAADPYGLGWLLKVQMTQPEEIETLLSAAEYQAQVGG
- a CDS encoding cyanophycinase, whose translation is MEQAPTLVIGGAEDKVHQLEILQTFWRRAGGYQARLGIIPSASGEPAVIGSLYQRLFENMGCRWVQVLDVREREQTEDPRWHERLQDFTGIFLTGGDQLRLATLLADSALLAALHYYRERGQLTLAGTSAGAAAMGYHMIAGGGSGESPHPALVHMADGLGFLPDVIVDQHFHNRNRVARLFSAVVMHPDCLGVGVDEDTCALFERSGELQVLGRGTVMILDAGEAASFCECHPHSRTPVSIHNLRVHLLRRGDRFDYRRRRVLPPVYQHCPV
- the gcvT gene encoding glycine cleavage system aminomethyltransferase GcvT, with amino-acid sequence MPHSPLQSCYEHQAKLTEFANWILPAQFSGLTSEHQAVRQRAGLFDISHMGQIQLTGPDVLLHLDRLVPSAIALLSPGTAKYTLLLNEQGGILDDLIIYVQGEGEVKLIVNAACTAKDMHWLRQHLPATVHLEQRQDALLALQGPQATALLQTLTDTLLADIPRFGHLTVTTPWGTIWAARTGYTGEDGWEIQAEPQVGQAIWQALVERGATPCGLVARDVLRLEAGFHLYGQDMNESTTPLAAGLDWVVDWRKGEFIGRAALQMQKQAGVAQKLVGLWGTGRRIFRTGYPVLAGTQLVGHVTSGTLSLSLGRPIGLAYVDTAWAVAGTELTVQVRDQGLPVTVGKRTFYRRGG
- a CDS encoding GNAT family N-acetyltransferase codes for the protein MTITISTDLARVDVQQLQHLLNIGAFWAVNRTVEELQTALAHSDPVVTVWDGEKLIGFARATSDRVYRAVLWDVVIHPEYRGRGLGRRLVETVLAHPSIRSVERVYLMTSSQQGFYERLGFEENRTTTMVRYHRQPAVTWPTLEPLVELVPAP
- a CDS encoding M15 family metallopeptidase, giving the protein MTYRDLPIHECGEPLVPVPADRLALVQPHPYLALGAPYGETSPFWLRRGVMARLLQAQEVLQTLRPGWRLCLYDGYRPNRVQAFMVDYTYRQLARQYPDQPAEALWAQVYQVWAVPSDDPQRPPPHSTGAAVDVTLLDAQGQPVDMGSPIDEPSPRSHPHYYPPHSLYGQHRQLLFQVMTQAGLVRHPREWWHFSWGDQLWAWVSGAGMAHYGRVEGQIASWNTVCGNGYD
- a CDS encoding divergent PAP2 family protein, which gives rise to MATWNGVLLVALLACGLAQVTKSLVSLVQQGRWHPKTLIQSGGMPSSHAALVAALAVAVGQTWGWNGPEFAIAVVVALIVMYDASGVRLAASRHARLLNQMVDTLRREHAEFQDQNRLQELLGHTPVQVLAGGLLGAMVALILTPWLQT
- a CDS encoding phosphodiester glycosidase family protein encodes the protein MGFAFWAQVPLPAPQHDSGIQQIQWNGETWVGAWRCWRDGQGRLRLAVSDQDLTQRLGVRLRSNRRPEEQPVVWFSPVQSLAVSWHPQYLWRYLDVTDLWAAVGWQTQVEGNRLSITAPVPQIREIRQSARRLVVEMDKPAPFQVQTGGQRTVVRILAPGRSELRQHFPDGRFSAQATVLTFDRPMQVTTLPNPPRLVIEPRTPEPLEIHWAEGLWWRQGQVQGFPVTWLEIDPRRYTMRPRWDSTQGQQGLSSLPALAQQARGVAAINGGFFNRQTQLPLGALRVEGQWFSSPILQRGVAAWNDRGQMVFGRAQLQEQLRVNQGPPVTLQSLNSGFVQRGLARYTAHWGAYYTPLTPNETVIRIEQDRVMGVISGGLIPIPLNGYLLVGRGWDGLAGQFPPGATVQLRQQVTPPFLQDYPHVLGAGPLLLQQGQVVLNPEQEQFQPFFIRQRAPRSGLAVQRQGRWLWVTVSGNEREQQGPTLAEWTRILQELGAVSALNLDGGNSSGLVLGGQVLVPGGRIHNALVLRRRIP
- a CDS encoding polyprenyl synthetase family protein, translating into MSQGTGVSATFDLSAYLKERQQWIEEALSAAIPVRYPERIYEAMRYSLLGSGKRLRPILCLASCELAGGTVEMAMPTACALEMVHTMSLIHDDLPAMDNDDYRRGRLTNHKIYGEAIAILSGDGLLAYAFEWLVRQTRGVPAEAVLEVVARLGHAVAATGLVGGQVVDLESEGKTDVSLETLNFIHTHKTGALLEISVVSGAILAGAGEELINALTEYAQKIGLAFQIVDDILDITSTREELGKTTGKDQKAQKVTYPRLWGIEESRRQAQQLVQEAQKRLDPWGEKAIPLQAIADFIVARTH
- a CDS encoding YqiA/YcfP family alpha/beta fold hydrolase; its protein translation is MRPQRAVYIHGFGSSPRSGKAQYLQKQLARVGMPMAIPDLNQGDFTHLTLTRQIQRVAETLTPEPTVLIGSSFGGLTAVFVAERYPQVSHLVLLAPALRMREYWLQRLTPAQWEQWRTQGTIPVYHYGEGKELLLHYGFWTDLQTYDESRLQRPVPTLIVHGRQDDVVPLAVSEDYAHTRPWVTLISVDDDHTLHRSLDWIWGQLVAFLGVAPA
- a CDS encoding bestrophin family ion channel → MQLQRHHWVDLTFTWRGSVLPNVLPRVVFYGVLAWVVVLVHRYWMPLPPFHLATLAVEVVVGSLLFFRTNTAYDRFWEGRKAWVMLVNSARNLALHLSVMVEEAGPRDRQAKEEAVRWVIAYAITLKNHLRGRSSLEELQGLLSRDRLFQLAQAEHRPLTIAFWLADYLRWQSQQRRLTSYQFIGLERRLSELVDALGICERIRRTPQPLAYSVHLRHILILYCLSFPFRLVSQLGWGVIPATAIAAFVVLGIEEIALEIENPFGDDPNDLPLEQLCQVIQRDLEALLQLASSQQWTVAVPPTPR